One Polyangia bacterium genomic window carries:
- a CDS encoding YceI family protein, whose protein sequence is MRSIFLSVSISVLGLVAAAAPARASVWEINSAHSTAAFSVRHMMVTNVSGQFGKITGTLDLDEKVPAKSTVEVTVDATTIDTHEPKRDAHLKSPDFFDVANHPTITFKSTKVEKAGKGKYKVTGDLNMHGVAKPVTLTVEGPTEAVKNPMGGTMTRGAHASGKLNRKDWNLNWNKALEAGGVLVGDEVTLNVDLELEAKQEKPAEASMAAPAAPVPTKAAAK, encoded by the coding sequence ATGCGTTCAATTTTTCTTTCGGTTTCTATTTCGGTTCTCGGTCTAGTTGCGGCGGCGGCGCCGGCGCGCGCCAGCGTCTGGGAGATCAACAGCGCGCACTCGACAGCGGCGTTCTCCGTGCGGCACATGATGGTCACCAACGTGTCGGGGCAGTTTGGAAAGATCACCGGCACGTTGGACCTCGACGAGAAGGTCCCCGCGAAGTCCACCGTCGAGGTGACCGTTGACGCCACCACCATCGACACCCATGAACCGAAGCGCGACGCCCACCTGAAGTCGCCGGACTTCTTCGACGTGGCCAACCATCCGACCATCACGTTCAAGTCGACGAAGGTCGAGAAGGCGGGCAAGGGCAAGTACAAGGTCACCGGCGATCTGAACATGCACGGCGTGGCCAAGCCGGTGACGCTGACGGTGGAGGGACCGACCGAGGCGGTGAAGAATCCTATGGGCGGCACGATGACTCGCGGCGCGCACGCCAGCGGCAAGCTCAACCGCAAAGACTGGAACTTGAACTGGAACAAGGCGCTGGAAGCAGGCGGCGTGCTGGTGGGCGACGAGGTCACGCTGAACGTCGACCTCGAGCTGGAAGCAAAGCAAGAAAAGCCGGCCGAGGCGTCGATGGCCGCGCCGGCCGCGCCCGTCCCCACCAAGGCAGCGGCCAAGTAA
- a CDS encoding RNA-binding protein — MGKRLYVGNLSYSVNEADLREAFGAEGYEVTEVKLVMDRDTGRPRGFAFVEMATEEGAQKAIQNLNGRELQGRAVNVSEARERTGGGGGGYGGSAGGRGGGGGGGGGRRERW, encoded by the coding sequence ATGGGAAAGCGACTGTATGTTGGGAACCTTTCGTACTCGGTCAATGAGGCCGATTTGCGGGAGGCCTTCGGAGCCGAAGGCTACGAAGTGACCGAGGTTAAGCTGGTGATGGATCGTGACACCGGCCGTCCGCGTGGCTTCGCGTTCGTCGAGATGGCGACCGAAGAAGGCGCCCAAAAGGCGATCCAGAATCTGAATGGCCGTGAGCTTCAGGGCCGCGCTGTCAATGTCAGTGAGGCGCGCGAGCGAACCGGGGGTGGCGGCGGTGGTTACGGTGGTTCTGCTGGTGGACGCGGCGGCGGTGGCGGCGGCGGTGGCGGACGTCGCGAACGCTGGTAG
- a CDS encoding galactitol-1-phosphate 5-dehydrogenase: MRALVLTAYKQFQLQDLPEPALGPHDVMVRVKACGICGSDVHGMDGSTGRRQPPIVMGHEASGIVDRLGPSVTGYRVGDRVTFDSTIYNPHSFFSQRGMINLCDDRRVLGVSCDDYRQNGAFAEFVAVPDHILFALPPGMSFEQAALVEPVSIAVHARNLTPLAKGDAAVVFGAGLIGLMMVQVLKQTVAETIIAVDIDDAKLAIARAVGATHAINSNAGDVAAAVKAVTGGRGADAAFEAVGIEATIRAAISSVRKGGAVTLIGNLAREVSIPLQAVVTRQIRLQGSCASAGEYPECLELIASRKIDVDRFISATAPLSEGADWFDRLYRREPGLMKVVLQPDR; the protein is encoded by the coding sequence ATGAGAGCGCTGGTCCTGACCGCTTACAAGCAATTCCAATTGCAGGACCTGCCCGAGCCGGCGCTGGGGCCGCACGACGTGATGGTGCGGGTCAAGGCGTGCGGCATCTGCGGCAGCGACGTGCACGGCATGGACGGCAGCACCGGCCGTCGCCAGCCGCCCATCGTCATGGGCCACGAAGCGTCGGGGATCGTCGATCGCCTGGGCCCGTCGGTGACCGGGTATCGGGTCGGCGATCGGGTGACCTTCGATTCGACGATCTACAACCCGCACAGTTTTTTCTCGCAGCGCGGGATGATCAATCTTTGCGACGACCGCCGCGTGCTGGGCGTTTCGTGCGACGACTATCGCCAGAACGGCGCCTTCGCCGAATTCGTGGCCGTGCCCGACCACATCTTGTTCGCCCTGCCGCCGGGCATGTCGTTCGAGCAAGCGGCCTTGGTCGAGCCGGTGTCCATCGCCGTGCACGCGCGCAATCTGACGCCGCTGGCGAAGGGTGACGCTGCCGTGGTCTTCGGCGCCGGGTTGATCGGCCTCATGATGGTGCAGGTGCTCAAGCAGACGGTGGCGGAGACGATCATCGCCGTCGACATCGACGACGCCAAGCTGGCCATCGCGCGCGCGGTAGGGGCGACTCACGCGATCAACTCAAACGCCGGCGACGTGGCGGCGGCGGTGAAGGCGGTGACCGGCGGACGCGGCGCGGACGCGGCGTTCGAGGCGGTGGGCATCGAAGCGACGATTCGCGCGGCCATCTCCAGCGTGCGCAAGGGCGGTGCGGTCACCTTGATCGGCAACCTGGCGCGTGAGGTGTCGATCCCATTGCAGGCGGTGGTGACGCGGCAGATCCGGTTGCAGGGCTCGTGCGCGTCGGCGGGCGAATATCCCGAATGCCTGGAGCTGATCGCCTCGCGCAAGATCGACGTCGATCGCTTCATCTCGGCGACGGCGCCACTGTCCGAGGGCGCCGATTGGTTCGACCGCCTTTACCGGCGCGAGCCTGGCCTGATGAAAGTCGTGTTGCAGCCGGACCGCTGA
- a CDS encoding helix-turn-helix domain-containing protein, with product MSAKEIDRLRVLQLVFQRRLTRVQAGQSLGISARQVTRLCGAFQREGAAGLVSRKRGRVGNRRLPPEIEAQVVALTRQFYQDLGPTLVRQRLAEQHGINLAKETVRKILSRAGLWFPKTAPSQEK from the coding sequence ATGAGCGCCAAGGAGATTGACCGGCTGCGTGTGCTCCAGTTGGTCTTTCAGCGTCGCCTGACGCGGGTGCAGGCTGGTCAATCGCTAGGGATCTCTGCCAGACAGGTCACCCGTCTTTGCGGGGCCTTCCAGCGTGAAGGAGCCGCTGGACTGGTTTCACGCAAGCGAGGCCGGGTCGGAAACCGAAGGCTCCCGCCCGAGATCGAGGCGCAGGTCGTTGCGCTGACGCGCCAGTTCTACCAGGACTTAGGTCCCACTCTGGTGCGCCAGAGGCTGGCCGAACAACATGGCATCAATCTGGCCAAGGAAACCGTTCGCAAGATTCTTTCCAGAGCTGGCCTCTGGTTTCCAAAGACAGCGCCGTCGCAAGAAAAATAA
- a CDS encoding aldehyde dehydrogenase (NADP(+)) produces the protein MSAQPVLIAGRWRASHAAGTFRADNPTTKEPLPDEYPISTWQDCDEALTAAVEAAAILRRTPAEKIAAFLEAFAARIEARKDDFVAMAHAESGLPKAPRLADVEFPRTTGQLRQGAAAAREGSWALPTIDTKANIRSMLAPIGPVCVFGPNNFPFAFNSAAGGDFVAAIAAGNPVIAKANSSHPGTTRLFAEEAAKAAQEVGVPAATVQLIYRTGHADGERLVSDARVGATGYTGSRGAGLKLKAAAETAGRPIYLELSSVNPVVVLPGVLDERLDEMASEFVGSCLMGAGQFCTNPGFVILQKGDKTDAFVKLVAEKFRAAPVGTLLSKAVEKTLTESVATLVRAGAELLAGGKAGGGAGYSFGNTLLLASGEHFLRNHAALQTEAFGNSTLFVIADDLAQLCRIVDQVEGSLTGCVYSHRDGADDAAYEQVAFHLRPLVGRLLNDKMPTGVAVSPAMNHGGPYPSTGHPGFTAVGIPASLRRFGTLQCFDNVRPARLPAALQDRNPTAKLWRLVDLQWTQRSLA, from the coding sequence ATGAGCGCACAGCCGGTTCTGATCGCGGGGCGATGGCGAGCTTCTCACGCTGCGGGGACGTTTCGGGCTGACAACCCGACCACGAAAGAGCCGCTGCCCGACGAGTACCCGATCAGCACCTGGCAGGACTGCGACGAGGCGCTGACCGCCGCGGTGGAAGCGGCGGCGATCTTGCGCCGCACGCCGGCCGAGAAAATCGCCGCGTTCTTGGAGGCGTTCGCCGCGCGCATCGAAGCGCGCAAGGATGATTTCGTCGCCATGGCCCACGCCGAGAGCGGTCTGCCGAAGGCGCCGCGTCTGGCGGACGTCGAATTCCCGCGCACCACCGGTCAGCTGCGCCAGGGTGCAGCGGCGGCGCGCGAAGGATCGTGGGCGCTGCCGACGATCGACACCAAGGCCAACATCCGTTCGATGCTGGCGCCCATCGGGCCAGTGTGCGTGTTCGGGCCGAACAATTTCCCCTTCGCTTTCAACAGCGCGGCGGGTGGCGATTTCGTGGCGGCGATCGCGGCGGGCAATCCGGTGATCGCCAAGGCCAATAGTTCACATCCGGGGACCACGCGCCTGTTCGCTGAAGAAGCGGCCAAGGCGGCGCAGGAGGTCGGTGTGCCGGCGGCGACCGTGCAGCTGATCTATCGCACCGGGCACGCCGACGGCGAACGTCTGGTTTCCGATGCGCGCGTGGGAGCGACGGGCTACACCGGCAGCCGCGGCGCCGGTCTGAAATTGAAGGCGGCCGCCGAGACCGCGGGCCGACCGATCTATCTCGAGCTGTCCAGCGTGAACCCGGTGGTGGTCTTGCCGGGCGTCCTGGACGAACGGCTGGACGAGATGGCCAGCGAATTCGTCGGCAGCTGCCTGATGGGTGCCGGCCAGTTCTGCACCAATCCCGGGTTCGTTATTCTGCAGAAGGGCGACAAGACCGACGCCTTCGTCAAACTGGTGGCCGAAAAGTTCCGGGCCGCGCCGGTGGGGACGCTGCTGTCGAAAGCGGTGGAGAAGACGCTGACCGAATCGGTGGCCACGTTGGTGCGCGCCGGCGCCGAGCTGCTGGCGGGCGGCAAGGCGGGCGGCGGGGCTGGCTATAGCTTCGGCAACACGTTGCTGCTTGCCAGTGGCGAACACTTTCTGCGCAACCACGCCGCCCTGCAGACCGAGGCATTCGGGAACAGCACTCTATTCGTGATCGCCGATGATCTGGCCCAGCTGTGCCGCATCGTTGATCAGGTCGAGGGCAGCTTGACCGGCTGTGTGTACTCGCACCGCGACGGCGCCGACGACGCCGCGTACGAACAGGTGGCCTTTCACCTGCGTCCGCTGGTGGGGCGTCTGCTGAACGACAAGATGCCCACCGGCGTGGCGGTCAGCCCGGCGATGAACCATGGCGGACCGTATCCGTCGACGGGACACCCCGGGTTCACCGCCGTCGGCATCCCGGCGTCCCTGCGGCGGTTCGGGACCTTGCAGTGTTTCGACAACGTGCGCCCGGCGCGCTTGCCGGCGGCGCTGCAGGATCGGAACCCCACCGCCAAACTGTGGCGCCTCGTCGACCTCCAGTGGACGCAGCGCAGTTTGGCTTGA